A genomic region of Gemmata massiliana contains the following coding sequences:
- a CDS encoding spinster family MFS transporter has protein sequence MHTGTATNSTGPDQPVPGARSALVLLIVINLFNYIDRQVLSAVLPRLQLDGTIIDPNDPDPNFKLGLLTSAFMVTYMLGSPLFGWLDGRGVRRWMILGIGVTLWSLASGFSGFATGYAMLLATRCLVGIGEAAYAPVASAMLSDAYPARQRGPVLAGFNMAIPVGSALGFGIGGLISGITGDWRPAFWFTFSGLILGAVCFARKELPRPAAVSEEAHPSYGAVLKKLTRIRSFVMCCAGMTAITFVIGGVGVWVPVYFFQREARFEITEPVLKELEKQLPAQEVNKLRPLADGTERAYPEMKKLVAGALGENAKAHAEKVFLASATPASPNPATLPIIFGAILVLGGLAATAAGAWLGEKLRARGVRGAYFLVIGGGAAFAVPSFLGILYTPLPLSWVFTFLTIFGLFLHVGPGNTILANVVRSDIRGTAFAINVLVIHALGDVISPPLIGAIGDATSLQFAFALTTVVIAVGAVLWFWGAKYLDEDTAKAESL, from the coding sequence ATGCACACCGGAACCGCAACCAATTCAACCGGGCCGGATCAACCGGTGCCGGGGGCGCGCTCGGCTCTGGTGCTGTTGATCGTCATCAACCTGTTCAATTACATCGACCGCCAAGTCCTCTCGGCCGTGTTACCGCGGCTCCAACTCGACGGCACGATTATCGACCCGAACGACCCGGACCCGAACTTCAAGCTCGGGCTGTTGACCAGTGCGTTCATGGTCACGTACATGCTCGGTTCGCCGCTGTTCGGTTGGCTCGACGGGCGCGGGGTGCGCCGGTGGATGATCCTCGGCATCGGCGTGACGTTGTGGAGCCTCGCGAGCGGGTTCTCCGGTTTCGCGACCGGGTACGCGATGCTACTAGCGACGCGCTGTCTCGTGGGGATCGGTGAAGCCGCTTACGCCCCGGTCGCTTCGGCAATGTTGTCGGACGCATATCCGGCGCGCCAGCGCGGACCGGTGCTCGCCGGGTTCAACATGGCGATCCCGGTCGGCAGCGCGCTCGGGTTCGGGATCGGCGGGTTGATCTCCGGGATCACGGGGGACTGGCGCCCGGCGTTCTGGTTCACGTTCTCGGGGCTGATCCTCGGCGCGGTTTGCTTCGCCCGGAAAGAGTTGCCGCGCCCCGCCGCGGTGAGCGAAGAGGCTCACCCCTCGTATGGGGCCGTGTTGAAAAAGCTCACGCGCATTCGCTCGTTCGTTATGTGTTGTGCCGGGATGACGGCGATCACGTTTGTGATCGGCGGCGTGGGCGTGTGGGTGCCGGTGTACTTCTTCCAGCGGGAGGCGCGGTTCGAGATCACCGAGCCGGTCCTGAAGGAGCTCGAAAAGCAGTTACCCGCCCAGGAAGTGAATAAGCTCCGCCCGCTGGCGGACGGCACCGAACGGGCCTACCCAGAAATGAAGAAGCTGGTTGCGGGGGCGCTCGGGGAGAACGCGAAGGCGCACGCGGAGAAGGTGTTCCTCGCGTCCGCAACACCGGCCTCACCGAACCCGGCTACACTGCCCATCATCTTTGGGGCGATTCTGGTACTCGGCGGGTTGGCCGCGACCGCGGCCGGTGCGTGGCTCGGCGAGAAACTTCGCGCGCGGGGGGTACGCGGGGCGTATTTCCTGGTCATTGGGGGCGGTGCCGCGTTCGCGGTTCCGTCGTTCCTCGGCATCCTCTACACGCCGCTGCCGTTGTCGTGGGTATTCACGTTTCTCACAATTTTCGGACTGTTTTTGCACGTTGGGCCGGGTAACACCATTCTGGCAAACGTTGTTCGGTCCGACATCCGCGGGACCGCGTTTGCGATCAATGTCCTCGTGATTCACGCCCTCGGCGACGTGATCTCTCCACCTCTCATCGGCGCTATCGGGGACGCGACCAGTCTTCAGTTCGCGTTCGCACTGACCACGGTTGTGATCGCGGTCGGGGCCGTGCTGTGGTTCTGGGGGGCCAAGTACCTCGACGAAGATACCGCGAAGGCGGAAAGTCTGTGA
- a CDS encoding prenyltransferase/squalene oxidase repeat-containing protein, translating into MKFGRQAALAAMMMVIGMSAVTIGGAQEKKEQPKEKQKGGAKQKTWDEVADAGVAYLKTTQAEDGTWSKTSHPGITAVVLTGLFKSGKATADDAFAAKGLKFVETLVDEKEGHIAAGENLRHKFYTTSVNLQALKASGSKKYDKVIADAVTYFKKGQVGSADGKKQDDSNYGGFGYGPGTRGDMSNTHFVLDSLVAAGVPKDDEVYKKTLVFVSRSQNLESEANKLPWAGKINDGSFIYVNGSAPGGTAAADAARPGYGSMTYAGLKSLAICGVSKDDPRHKKALEWVAKNYSVDLNPGRAEGAGGQGYYYYLVAMARCFHTLGVDEVVDAAGKKHDWRAEITRALTFRQRRDGSWGNDFTTWMEGDPNLDTAFALIALSYTKPKK; encoded by the coding sequence ATGAAGTTCGGGCGACAGGCCGCGCTTGCGGCCATGATGATGGTTATTGGAATGTCCGCCGTTACCATCGGTGGCGCGCAAGAGAAGAAAGAGCAGCCCAAAGAGAAGCAAAAGGGCGGCGCCAAGCAGAAAACTTGGGACGAAGTCGCGGACGCGGGTGTCGCGTACCTCAAGACCACGCAGGCCGAAGACGGGACGTGGAGCAAGACGAGTCACCCCGGTATCACCGCCGTCGTGCTGACGGGCCTGTTCAAGAGCGGCAAGGCGACCGCGGACGATGCGTTCGCGGCGAAAGGGCTGAAGTTCGTCGAGACGCTCGTGGACGAGAAAGAGGGCCACATCGCGGCCGGCGAGAACCTGCGCCACAAGTTCTACACGACCAGCGTGAACCTCCAGGCGCTCAAGGCGTCCGGTTCCAAGAAGTACGACAAGGTGATCGCGGACGCGGTCACGTACTTCAAGAAGGGCCAGGTCGGTTCGGCCGACGGCAAGAAGCAAGACGACTCGAACTACGGCGGCTTCGGGTACGGCCCGGGTACGCGCGGCGACATGTCGAACACGCACTTCGTTCTCGATTCGCTCGTCGCGGCCGGCGTTCCGAAGGACGACGAGGTTTACAAGAAGACGCTCGTGTTTGTGAGCCGGTCCCAGAACCTCGAAAGCGAAGCCAACAAGTTGCCGTGGGCCGGGAAGATCAACGACGGCAGCTTCATCTACGTCAACGGCTCCGCACCGGGCGGAACCGCCGCCGCGGACGCCGCGCGCCCGGGCTACGGCAGCATGACGTATGCGGGGCTCAAGAGTCTTGCGATCTGCGGCGTGAGCAAGGACGACCCGCGCCACAAGAAGGCCCTGGAGTGGGTGGCCAAGAACTACTCCGTGGACCTCAACCCGGGGCGCGCGGAAGGGGCCGGCGGGCAGGGCTACTACTACTACCTCGTCGCGATGGCCCGGTGCTTCCACACGCTCGGTGTCGATGAAGTGGTGGACGCGGCCGGGAAGAAGCATGACTGGCGCGCCGAGATCACCCGCGCGCTCACGTTCCGGCAGCGCAGGGACGGCAGTTGGGGCAACGACTTCACGACCTGGATGGAAGGCGACCCGAACCTCGATACCGCCTTCGCGCTGATTGCGTTGAGTTACACGAAGCCCAAAAAGTAA
- a CDS encoding MBL fold metallo-hydrolase — protein MTARFTVLASGSGGNTSLLELDGFGLLIDCGLHPKLLTARLQSIGASWERVSAVVLTHTHTDHWKDATLADLRSRRIPMYAHPRHYEHMERVASSFATFNAAGLAREYSDGRLVELNKGLTCLPIRVSHDSVPTYAFRIDGLDDQQPSPAWSIGYAADLGCSSPELISAFAGVDVLALEYNHDELMERASPRPKFLVDRVLGDMGHLSNKQAAELTATIAGRSGEGFPSHLVQLHLSKDCNKPELAAVAGREALVALNPTTEVITARQDVAAKAITLVRRPNSANRAVARVNRPAPKRRTIQPSLFDDSDW, from the coding sequence ATGACGGCCCGGTTCACAGTGCTGGCGAGTGGTAGTGGTGGGAACACCAGCTTGCTCGAACTCGACGGGTTCGGCCTGCTCATTGATTGCGGGTTACACCCAAAACTCCTCACCGCGCGGCTCCAGTCAATTGGTGCATCATGGGAGCGCGTGTCGGCCGTAGTCCTCACACACACGCACACTGACCACTGGAAGGACGCCACGCTCGCGGACCTGCGCTCCCGCCGCATCCCGATGTACGCTCACCCCAGACACTACGAACACATGGAGCGCGTCGCCTCGTCGTTCGCTACCTTCAACGCGGCGGGATTAGCGCGGGAATACTCCGACGGGCGCCTCGTCGAACTCAATAAAGGCCTCACCTGTCTGCCGATCCGCGTGTCACACGATTCCGTACCCACCTACGCCTTCCGCATCGACGGCCTCGATGACCAACAGCCGTCGCCAGCGTGGTCGATTGGCTACGCGGCCGACCTCGGGTGCAGTTCGCCGGAGTTGATTTCCGCGTTCGCGGGCGTGGACGTGCTCGCTCTGGAGTACAACCACGACGAACTCATGGAGCGAGCTAGTCCGCGGCCCAAGTTTCTCGTGGACCGCGTGCTCGGCGATATGGGGCACCTCTCGAATAAACAGGCCGCGGAACTGACCGCGACCATTGCAGGGCGCTCGGGAGAGGGATTCCCTTCGCACCTCGTTCAGCTACACTTGAGCAAAGATTGTAATAAACCGGAACTCGCGGCGGTGGCCGGGCGCGAGGCGCTCGTCGCTCTAAACCCGACAACGGAAGTCATTACCGCGCGGCAAGATGTGGCAGCGAAAGCGATCACCCTCGTGCGGCGCCCCAACTCTGCGAACCGTGCAGTAGCTCGCGTGAACCGCCCCGCACCAAAGCGCCGAACGATTCAACCCTCTCTTTTCGACGATTCGGACTGGTGA
- a CDS encoding DUF1559 domain-containing protein, whose translation MFDSPFRRRRAFTLIELLVVIAIIAILIGLLLPAVQKVREAASRMKCQNNFKQMGLAFHNYNDVNGKLPTGWVTTAANKPSPGWSWAVIILPYIEQDNLLKQINPDLTTPGAASVTTLTQTKISVYLCSSDPGQDTNPVYQSFGRSSYVVNREVTGPDANNNPAALSIQTISDGSSNTILVGERDSVNNTGAVWVRSSASSASFEGRPGRGINIKNPSPTTTGDCTRLGFNSLHTGGVNFLFGDGSVRFVQNSIPANQASDHCAYPAATGNFTLQNLIHPNDGFPIGDF comes from the coding sequence GTGTTCGACTCTCCGTTTCGTCGGCGCCGCGCGTTCACGCTAATCGAGTTGCTGGTGGTAATCGCGATCATCGCGATTCTCATCGGGTTACTACTACCTGCTGTGCAAAAAGTGCGAGAAGCTGCCTCGCGCATGAAGTGTCAGAACAACTTCAAGCAGATGGGTCTCGCGTTCCACAACTACAACGATGTTAATGGCAAACTGCCGACCGGATGGGTGACGACCGCCGCGAACAAGCCCAGTCCCGGGTGGTCGTGGGCCGTCATCATCCTGCCCTACATTGAGCAAGACAACTTGCTCAAGCAGATCAACCCGGACCTGACCACGCCGGGCGCGGCGTCGGTGACCACCCTCACCCAAACGAAGATCTCGGTTTACCTGTGCTCGTCGGACCCGGGCCAAGACACGAACCCCGTCTACCAGTCGTTCGGTCGGTCGAGCTACGTCGTTAACCGCGAGGTCACTGGTCCGGACGCGAACAACAACCCGGCCGCCCTGAGCATTCAAACGATCAGCGACGGATCGAGCAACACGATCCTCGTGGGCGAACGGGACTCGGTGAACAACACCGGGGCCGTTTGGGTCCGGTCGAGTGCGTCGTCGGCGAGCTTCGAGGGGCGCCCCGGGCGCGGGATCAACATCAAGAACCCCAGCCCCACGACTACGGGTGACTGCACGCGCCTCGGGTTCAACAGCCTCCACACGGGCGGGGTCAACTTCCTGTTCGGCGACGGGTCCGTCCGGTTCGTCCAGAACAGCATCCCGGCCAACCAAGCGAGCGACCACTGCGCTTACCCCGCGGCCACCGGCAACTTCACGCTCCAGAACTTGATCCACCCGAACGACGGGTTCCCGATCGGGGACTTCTAA
- a CDS encoding GumC domain-containing protein yields MTPDPVAPAPQRKWLVAGLLILALSGWAAALFVYMRAPKPTPDGPGATVVFHISRIPPAIFPGQAASDPNEFESYRQAQAAMIRRRLTLNQALKDEKVANLSVVRKQNDPLAWLHDNLRVSFDSSQEFMRVEIDGKDEGEYIVLLRALATAYLQDVEERDRGAQRARLAKLEDVHRSYRSETEKSHHRLDVIAAALGAKDRTTLAVLDSLHRDELRTATRDLQTLQEQLALFSADSPEAKNVRTRIEVAKTRLESVQNQISRSNEYRMESEDIRRTIQNTERLGQSIANEIEKIKINLGAPPRVTVVEEAFIRPRR; encoded by the coding sequence ATGACACCCGACCCCGTCGCGCCCGCTCCGCAGCGCAAGTGGCTCGTCGCTGGTCTCCTGATTCTCGCGCTGAGTGGCTGGGCCGCGGCCCTCTTCGTCTACATGCGCGCACCGAAGCCGACGCCCGACGGCCCCGGTGCCACGGTCGTGTTCCACATCAGCCGCATTCCGCCCGCGATTTTTCCGGGACAGGCCGCGTCCGACCCGAACGAATTCGAGTCCTACCGCCAAGCTCAAGCGGCCATGATCCGCCGGCGCCTGACCCTGAATCAGGCCCTAAAAGACGAAAAGGTCGCGAACCTTTCTGTGGTCAGAAAGCAGAATGACCCCTTGGCTTGGCTCCACGACAACCTCCGCGTGTCGTTCGATTCGTCCCAAGAGTTCATGCGGGTGGAAATCGATGGCAAGGATGAAGGAGAATACATCGTTCTACTCCGGGCGCTCGCGACAGCGTATTTACAGGACGTCGAGGAACGAGATCGGGGAGCGCAGCGAGCGCGCCTTGCCAAATTGGAAGACGTGCATCGGAGCTACAGGAGCGAGACAGAAAAATCTCATCACCGGCTCGACGTCATTGCCGCGGCTCTCGGAGCCAAGGATAGAACCACTCTGGCCGTGCTCGATTCCTTGCACCGGGACGAGCTGCGGACCGCTACGCGCGACTTGCAAACTCTTCAGGAGCAACTCGCACTTTTCTCGGCCGATTCCCCCGAAGCCAAAAATGTGCGCACGCGGATCGAGGTGGCGAAGACGCGGCTCGAATCCGTCCAAAACCAAATTAGCCGATCCAACGAGTATCGAATGGAATCCGAGGATATTCGGCGCACGATCCAGAATACGGAACGCCTGGGTCAGTCGATTGCAAACGAAATCGAAAAGATCAAAATCAACCTCGGCGCCCCTCCGCGCGTCACTGTAGTAGAAGAGGCATTCATTCGCCCGCGTCGGTAG
- a CDS encoding WD40 repeat domain-containing protein encodes MAIFDKRIIDPDEGTLAGALVKAMKAANRENRTQANLMERDAQFWGRFAQDVLRSGPEGRRRSCRGGRAVPEVIAAWWTDPAGRKHVRVIGRTRHRFARMRREVELRSLPPWWHVYPEAVLGVREQSDSERYIAVCRCGAIGSPESLGWMGDTCGPCFDRRADGGTALGGFGQFNEWASHLSRFGFSPDGHQLLGQHLSGAFRAVNRADGTEEVGKRKLGNLVIGMATTATGVVVVLHGGIVYQWQPGARDLQLMLHTRRIWGSAALAPNGSRLTLLEYQQAYTADLTAAHPQYTRRAFEEFASLRYSSDGSHLLGTKYNGELKVLNLERGTSDPVRRDAFGGLPRGFSPTTEFALTPDGAAVLVRYQSFSPSRVLVRHVPLAGGPTVDLRIPDWHQPTNLAYSPDGFYAITAEAEHGWIGFWDVLSGKSLGFVRAVLEDLSWRGGQIEFSPGGEALAVAYNTGRSEHGTTIAVWPWPETLRVAGQK; translated from the coding sequence ATGGCGATTTTCGACAAGCGGATCATCGATCCTGACGAGGGCACATTGGCTGGCGCGCTCGTCAAGGCGATGAAGGCCGCGAACCGCGAGAACCGGACCCAGGCCAATTTGATGGAGCGCGACGCTCAGTTCTGGGGGCGGTTCGCACAAGACGTGCTCCGGAGCGGGCCAGAAGGCCGGCGCCGGTCGTGCCGGGGCGGGCGCGCGGTGCCGGAGGTGATCGCCGCGTGGTGGACCGACCCGGCGGGGCGCAAGCACGTTCGGGTCATCGGGCGCACGCGGCACCGGTTCGCGCGCATGCGCCGCGAGGTCGAACTGCGCTCGCTGCCCCCGTGGTGGCACGTGTACCCGGAAGCCGTACTCGGCGTGCGCGAACAGAGCGATAGCGAGCGGTACATCGCGGTGTGCCGGTGCGGGGCAATCGGCAGCCCGGAATCGCTCGGGTGGATGGGTGATACCTGCGGGCCGTGCTTCGACCGGCGCGCGGACGGCGGTACCGCACTCGGCGGGTTCGGGCAGTTCAACGAGTGGGCATCGCACCTGTCGCGGTTCGGCTTCAGTCCGGATGGGCACCAACTCCTCGGGCAACATTTGTCCGGTGCGTTCCGCGCCGTGAATCGCGCCGATGGGACGGAAGAAGTCGGGAAGCGGAAGCTCGGTAATCTCGTGATCGGGATGGCGACGACCGCGACCGGCGTGGTGGTTGTACTTCACGGCGGCATTGTGTACCAGTGGCAACCCGGTGCCCGTGATCTCCAACTTATGCTCCATACCCGGCGCATTTGGGGGAGCGCCGCGCTTGCTCCCAACGGGTCGCGGCTCACATTGCTCGAATACCAACAGGCGTACACCGCGGACCTCACCGCCGCGCACCCGCAGTACACGCGACGGGCGTTCGAGGAGTTCGCGTCGCTCCGGTACAGCTCGGACGGTTCGCACCTGTTGGGGACGAAGTACAACGGTGAGCTGAAAGTGCTAAACCTGGAGCGCGGAACCTCAGACCCGGTTCGGCGCGACGCCTTCGGCGGGCTACCGAGAGGATTCAGTCCGACCACGGAATTCGCACTTACACCTGACGGGGCGGCTGTGCTGGTGCGGTACCAGTCGTTTTCCCCCTCCCGCGTACTGGTGCGGCACGTGCCACTGGCGGGCGGGCCGACGGTCGATCTGAGGATCCCAGATTGGCACCAACCGACGAACTTGGCGTACAGCCCGGACGGATTTTACGCGATCACGGCCGAGGCCGAACACGGGTGGATCGGGTTCTGGGACGTTTTGAGCGGGAAATCGCTGGGGTTCGTGCGGGCGGTACTGGAAGACTTGTCGTGGCGTGGTGGGCAGATTGAGTTCTCGCCCGGTGGTGAGGCGCTAGCGGTGGCGTACAACACCGGCCGCTCGGAGCACGGTACCACGATCGCGGTTTGGCCGTGGCCGGAAACACTGCGTGTTGCGGGGCAGAAGTGA
- a CDS encoding metallophosphoesterase, which translates to MQFWFTADTHFGHGNIIKYCQRPFMSREEKTAMRNDPRAKLRLSNETVKRHDDAILDAINSRVAPDDTLWILGDFCWGGFAEARHYRDRIRCENVFLVWGNHDRGDIAPVFSDTIEQGMIRAEGQEIWLNHYPMRSWNKAFHGSWHLYGHVHGRLQREDDANPAMLVKDVGVDACEYRPISLAELRDYMAPRIDRFNRNKAAFVAGQDDAAIPM; encoded by the coding sequence ATGCAATTCTGGTTCACAGCGGACACGCACTTCGGCCACGGCAACATCATCAAATATTGCCAGCGGCCGTTCATGTCGCGTGAGGAGAAAACCGCGATGCGAAACGATCCCCGTGCGAAGCTCCGTCTCTCCAACGAAACGGTCAAGCGCCACGACGACGCGATTCTCGATGCAATCAACTCCCGCGTTGCGCCCGACGACACGCTCTGGATCTTGGGCGACTTCTGTTGGGGCGGGTTCGCCGAAGCCCGACACTACCGCGACCGCATCCGGTGCGAGAACGTGTTCCTCGTGTGGGGCAACCACGACCGCGGCGATATCGCCCCTGTCTTCAGCGACACCATCGAACAGGGGATGATCCGCGCGGAAGGTCAAGAGATTTGGCTGAACCACTACCCGATGCGAAGCTGGAACAAGGCGTTCCACGGGAGCTGGCACCTCTACGGCCACGTCCACGGACGGCTCCAGCGCGAAGACGACGCGAACCCCGCCATGTTGGTCAAAGATGTAGGTGTCGATGCGTGCGAGTACCGGCCGATTAGCCTCGCTGAGCTACGCGACTACATGGCACCGCGAATCGATCGCTTCAACCGCAACAAGGCTGCGTTCGTAGCGGGCCAAGATGATGCCGCAATTCCAATGTGA
- the infC gene encoding translation initiation factor IF-3, with protein sequence MNEQIRITPIRLIGAEGEAHGIVPTAQALEMAREAGLDLVEVADKERPPVCKIMDYGKFKYAQSKKSHQKTHQQKLKEIRVRPKTGDHDIQTKINQARQFLEHNDKVQVNVLFRGREMQHIEEGQRVMNQVLEALQNDCKLEMPAKMEGKRMVALLAPKSSGPEKGGNQGAPKPKPKPAPAQAVGAAAPAPKPQAPAAAPSAAPAAKPPVPPKA encoded by the coding sequence ATGAACGAACAAATCCGCATTACCCCCATTCGCCTCATCGGTGCCGAGGGCGAAGCGCATGGCATCGTCCCCACCGCGCAGGCCCTCGAAATGGCCCGCGAAGCCGGCTTGGACCTCGTCGAAGTGGCCGACAAGGAGCGGCCGCCGGTGTGCAAGATCATGGACTACGGGAAGTTCAAATACGCCCAGTCCAAGAAGAGCCACCAGAAGACGCACCAACAAAAGCTCAAAGAGATTCGCGTTCGCCCCAAAACCGGCGACCACGACATCCAAACGAAGATCAACCAGGCTCGTCAGTTCCTCGAGCACAACGACAAAGTGCAAGTGAACGTGCTGTTCCGCGGGCGCGAGATGCAGCACATCGAGGAAGGCCAGCGGGTGATGAACCAGGTGCTCGAAGCGCTGCAGAACGACTGCAAACTCGAAATGCCGGCGAAGATGGAAGGCAAGCGCATGGTCGCGCTCCTGGCCCCCAAGAGCAGCGGGCCGGAAAAGGGCGGCAACCAGGGTGCGCCCAAACCCAAACCGAAGCCCGCACCGGCCCAGGCCGTTGGAGCCGCAGCCCCCGCGCCCAAGCCCCAGGCGCCCGCAGCAGCTCCCAGCGCCGCGCCCGCCGCGAAGCCGCCGGTCCCGCCTAAAGCATGA
- a CDS encoding sodium:calcium antiporter — translation MSVHVALYTVGLLLLALGAVGLVIGAARLDRATGRSAFAIGIIAIGFGPCVAGLTFDLAAVLHKLPPPAKVIGLPRLTMGNVIGGNIASIGLVLGATALVRPIAGTAKLFATAIPLAIVAALLFWFLARDNTINRVEAGVLLGAGLGALALLVRQARREPDVVKAEFAAWVPNRLPMWAAAGLVLSGLGGLIGGAMLTATYANATVRAVPLDSHRLGLVSAAVTALPVLIAAIHATRRGRSDIVLVLVVGPVLFNLLLVVGVVAMVRPLLVIEGAILNEVPVMVLFTLLLVPPLANGFRVSRSEGAVLLIAFAGFVAWQVWAKG, via the coding sequence ATGTCGGTACACGTGGCGTTGTACACGGTCGGGTTGCTGTTACTCGCGCTGGGCGCGGTGGGGCTTGTGATCGGCGCCGCCCGCCTTGATCGGGCTACCGGTCGCAGTGCGTTCGCAATTGGAATTATTGCGATAGGCTTCGGACCGTGCGTCGCGGGACTCACGTTCGATCTCGCCGCGGTGCTTCACAAGCTTCCGCCCCCGGCCAAAGTGATCGGCCTTCCGCGACTCACGATGGGTAACGTGATCGGTGGGAACATCGCGAGTATCGGACTCGTACTCGGCGCCACAGCGCTCGTGCGCCCCATCGCGGGAACGGCGAAGTTATTCGCGACCGCGATCCCACTCGCCATCGTCGCGGCGCTTCTGTTTTGGTTCTTAGCTCGCGACAACACCATTAACCGTGTTGAAGCAGGTGTGCTGCTTGGCGCGGGTTTGGGAGCACTCGCACTGCTTGTTCGCCAGGCACGACGCGAACCCGACGTCGTCAAAGCGGAATTCGCGGCGTGGGTGCCGAATCGACTCCCGATGTGGGCCGCGGCGGGGCTGGTACTGTCTGGGTTGGGTGGGTTGATCGGTGGAGCAATGCTGACCGCGACCTACGCGAACGCGACTGTCCGCGCCGTGCCGCTCGATTCGCACCGACTCGGACTAGTATCGGCCGCTGTAACCGCACTGCCGGTGTTGATCGCCGCGATCCATGCGACGCGGCGCGGTCGCTCGGACATCGTCTTGGTACTGGTCGTGGGACCAGTCCTGTTCAATCTGTTGTTGGTAGTTGGCGTGGTTGCAATGGTGCGCCCCCTCCTTGTGATCGAGGGGGCAATTCTGAACGAAGTGCCGGTGATGGTTCTGTTTACGCTGCTGCTCGTTCCCCCGTTGGCAAACGGCTTTCGGGTGTCACGCAGCGAGGGAGCGGTTCTCCTCATCGCGTTCGCAGGATTCGTTGCGTGGCAGGTGTGGGCGAAGGGGTAA
- a CDS encoding tetratricopeptide repeat protein translates to MSVPFLVELYDRLPEFRLGDDEDLWTAGAQGALREFRDEAREHYTEGTLQRLLMTGAVNARRAAARAIGLIGTSESVPTAAAALRDEDPLVRHFATDSLWELWFREGTEEQTQRLQDAVRESDSAKARAELESLLQEAPKFAEVHNQRAIWFFKRGEFARAIEDCETVLRLNPHHFGAAAGMGQCLLKLNRPRAALRAFRQALDINPNLDLHETVRALEALGE, encoded by the coding sequence GTGTCCGTTCCGTTTTTGGTGGAACTGTACGATCGGTTGCCGGAATTTCGCCTGGGAGACGACGAGGACTTGTGGACGGCGGGCGCTCAGGGGGCGCTGCGTGAGTTCCGCGACGAGGCCCGCGAACACTACACCGAGGGCACGCTCCAGCGCCTTCTGATGACGGGCGCGGTGAACGCGCGCCGGGCCGCCGCGCGTGCGATCGGGCTGATTGGTACATCCGAGTCGGTTCCGACAGCGGCGGCCGCCTTGCGGGACGAAGACCCGCTCGTGCGGCACTTTGCTACCGATTCACTCTGGGAACTCTGGTTCCGCGAGGGCACCGAGGAGCAAACGCAGCGCCTTCAGGATGCCGTTCGCGAATCCGACTCGGCGAAGGCCCGGGCGGAATTGGAGAGCCTTCTGCAAGAAGCCCCGAAGTTCGCCGAGGTTCACAACCAACGCGCGATTTGGTTCTTCAAACGCGGGGAGTTCGCACGGGCCATTGAGGACTGCGAAACGGTTCTGCGCTTGAACCCGCACCACTTCGGCGCCGCGGCCGGAATGGGGCAGTGCCTTTTGAAGCTGAATCGGCCGCGTGCAGCTCTGCGTGCATTCCGTCAGGCGCTCGATATTAACCCCAATCTCGACCTGCACGAAACTGTGCGGGCACTCGAAGCGCTTGGCGAATAG
- a CDS encoding peroxiredoxin, with amino-acid sequence MSRFAAQIVAAAIVCLMAVPAMSADDTTLKVKVGDQFPDVPLAAAQIDKVKKDAKTVSITDLKGKTVVIFFYPKALTPGCTVESCGFRDLAKSFPENVVLLGASGDTVAKQQEFIDKEKLPMPLLADTDLKLIKDLGVLGKAGGTTPKRITFVVDKDGKIAKIYEKVTPKDHPQEVLEFVKTLK; translated from the coding sequence ATGTCGCGTTTCGCTGCCCAGATCGTCGCCGCGGCGATCGTCTGTCTAATGGCTGTACCCGCTATGAGCGCTGATGACACCACGCTGAAGGTGAAGGTCGGGGACCAGTTCCCCGACGTACCGCTGGCCGCGGCCCAGATCGACAAGGTGAAGAAGGACGCGAAGACCGTTTCCATCACCGACCTGAAGGGCAAGACGGTCGTCATCTTCTTCTACCCGAAGGCCCTGACCCCGGGATGCACCGTCGAGTCGTGTGGGTTCCGCGACCTCGCCAAGAGCTTCCCGGAGAACGTGGTGCTCCTCGGCGCGAGCGGCGACACCGTTGCGAAGCAGCAAGAGTTCATCGACAAGGAAAAACTGCCGATGCCGCTCCTGGCCGACACCGACCTGAAGCTCATCAAGGACCTCGGGGTCCTCGGTAAGGCCGGCGGGACGACCCCGAAGCGGATCACATTCGTGGTCGATAAGGACGGGAAGATCGCCAAGATCTACGAAAAAGTGACCCCGAAGGACCACCCGCAAGAAGTGCTGGAGTTCGTGAAGACGCTCAAATAA